A single window of Sphaerodactylus townsendi isolate TG3544 linkage group LG05, MPM_Stown_v2.3, whole genome shotgun sequence DNA harbors:
- the GADD45B gene encoding growth arrest and DNA damage-inducible protein GADD45 beta, translated as MTLEELVSCANTEKKMKSVSEAVEDLLAAAQRQGCLTVGVYESAKLMNVDPDSVVLCLLAIDEEDEDDIALQIHFTLIQAFCCDNDINILRVSGMERLAAVLGEGPQDNSEPRDLHCILVTSPHTGSWKSQGLAEVASYCEESRCNNQWVPYIALQAR; from the exons ATGACTCTGGAAGAGCTGGTCTCCTGTGCCAACACCGAGAAGAA GATGAAGTCAGTCAGTGAAGCTGTGGAGGACCTGTTGGCCGCTGCCCAGAGGCAGGGCTGCTTGACCGTTGGCGTTTACGAGTCGGCCAAACTCATGAATGT tGACCCAGACAGCGTGGTGTTATGCTTGCTGGCCATCGACGAAGAAGACGAGGACGATATTGCCCTCCAGATCCATTTCACCCTGATCCAGGCTTTCTGCTGCGACAACGACATCAACATCCTCCGCGTCTCCGGCATGGAGCGCCTGGCGGCCGTTCTGGGCGAGGGCCCGCAAGACAACTCCGAGCCACGAGACCTGCATTGCATCCTAGTGACG aGTCCACACACCGGTTCGTGGAAGAGTCAAGGTTTGGCCGAGGTGGCCAGCTATTGTGAAGAGAGTCGTTGCAATAATCAGTGGGTACCCTACATCGCTCTCCAAGCACGCTGA